In Nyctibius grandis isolate bNycGra1 chromosome 8, bNycGra1.pri, whole genome shotgun sequence, a single window of DNA contains:
- the SLC5A9 gene encoding sodium/glucose cotransporter 4, which translates to MSQPTPATMELPALPGDTTVAFGVADIIVVVLYFAFVLVVGIWSSIRASRGTIGGYFLAGRSMTWWPIGASLMSSNVGSGLFIGLAGTGAAGGLAVGGFEWNATWALLALGWIFVPVYIAAGVVTMPEYLQKRFGGQRIQIYMSVLSLILYIFTKISTDIFSGALFIQISLGWNIYLSTVVLLAVTAVYTIAGGLTAVIYTDALQTLIMVLGALVLMFIGFEKVGWYEGLQEKYSTAIPKIIVPNTTCHLPRADAFHLFRDPVAGDIPWPGLVFGLSVLALWCWCTDQVIVQRSLSAKNLSHAKGGSVLGGYLKIFPMFFIVMPGMISRALYPDEVGCVDPDICKRVCGATVGCSNIAYPKLVIELMPDGLRGLMIAVMMAALMSSLTSIFNSSSTLFVIDIWQRIRRKASEQELMIVGRVFILILVVISILWIPIIQSANSGKLFDYIQSITSYLAPPITALFILAIFCKRINEPGAFWGLMVGLAVGLVRMIIEFIYSTPSCGEEDRRPAVLKDLHYLYFALILCVLTAIVIVLVSLCTPPIPEEKLTCLTWWTRHRKSPAIDLKNCKNEAAEINPANGESDLVESADSGDKEEAAAKPPCWKMLYLWFCGISTGPAPTLSQDERAALERRLTSIEEKPRWKTVCNVNAILLMTINVFLWAYFG; encoded by the exons TCATCAATACGAGCAAGCCGGGGGACCATTGGAGGCTATTTCCTAGCTGGACGATCCATGACTTGGTGGCCT ATTGGAGCATCCCTGATGTCAAGCAACGTGGGCAGTGGCTTATTCATCGGCCTGGCAGGCACTGGAGCAGCTGGGGGCCTTGCTGTTGGGGGCTTTGAGTGGAAC GCTACCTGGGCACTTCTGGCTCTCGGCTGGATCTTTGTGCCTGTTTACATCGCAGCAGGAGTGGTCACCATGCCTGAGTACCTGCAGAAGAGATTTGGAGGGCAGAGGATACAAATCTACATGTCTGTACTGTCCCTCATTCTCTATATATTCACCAAGATATCC acaGACATTTTTTCTGGAGCATTGTTCATCCAAATCTCTTTGGGCTGGAACATCTACTTGTCCACTGTGGTCTTGCTAGCAGTGACTGCTGTCTACACCATAGCTG GTGGTTTAACGGCTGTGATATATACAGACGCGCTACAGACCCTGATCATGGTGCTGGGAGCTTTGGTCCTCATGTTCATAG gattTGAAAAAGTTGGCTGGTACGAAGGACTTCAGGAGAAATACAGCACAGCAATACCAAAGATCATAGTCCCAAACACGACCTGTCACCTCCCACGTGCGGATGCCTTTCATTTGTTCAGGGATCCAGTCGCAGGAGACATTCCTTGGCCTGGCCTTGTATTTGGCCTCTCTGTGCTGGCTCTTTGGTGCTGGTGCACTGACCAG GTGATAGTCCAGAGGTCTCTATCTGCCAAGAACCTTTCCCATGCTAAAGGTGGATCGGTGCTGGGAGGATATCTGAAAATCTTCCCTATGTTTTTCATTGTCATGCCAGGAATGATCAGCAGAGCTCTTTACCCAG ATGAAGTGGGCTGTGTGGACCCAGACATCTGTAAAAGGGTCTGTGGAGCTACAGTGGGTTGCTCCAACATTGCCTACCCCAAACTCGTGATAGAACTCATGCCCGATG GGCTCCGGGGTCTGATGATTGCAGTGATGATGGCAGCCTTGATGAGTTCCCTCACCTCCAttttcaacagcagcagcactctCTTCGTTATAGACATCTGGCAGCGGATCCGCAGAAAGGcttcagagcaggagctgaTGATTGTGGGCAG AGTCTTTATCCTCATCCTTGTAGTCATCAGTATTCTTTGGATCCCGATCATTCAATCAGCCAACAGCGGCAAACTCTTTGACTACATTCAGTCCATAACCAGCTATCTAGCCCCACCGATCACAGCTCTCTTCATCTTGGCAATCTTCTGCAAGAGGATTAATGAGCCT GGTGCTTTCTGGGGCCTCATGGTTGGGCTAGCTGTTGGTCTCGTTCGGATGATCATCGAGTTTATTTATAGCACACCGTCTTGTGGTGAGGAGGACAGAAGACCAGCTGTGCTAAAGGACTTGCACTACCTCTACTTTGCCCTCATCCTCTGTGTCCTCACCGCGATTGTCATTGTCCTTGTTAGTCTCTGCACCCCACCTATCCCTGAAGAAAAG CTCACTTGCCTGACGTGGTGGACAAGACACAGAAAATCACCTGCCATTGACCTGAAAAATTGCAAGAACGAAGCAGCAGAGATCAATCCAGCCAACGGAGAGAGTGACTTGGTCGAAAGTGCAGATTCAGGCGATAAGGAGGAGGCAG CAGCCAAGCCTCCCTGCTGGAAAATGCTGTACTTGTGGTTCTGTGGTATCTCTACTGGCCCTGCACCCACCCTGTCCCAGGACGAGAGAGCTGCCCTGGAGCGGAGACTCACCAGCATCGAAGAAAAGCCCCGGTGGAAGACTGTTTGCAATGTTAATGCTATTCTCCTGATGACCATTAATGTCTTTCTGTGGGCATATTTTGGCTGA